The following coding sequences lie in one Ostrea edulis chromosome 8, xbOstEdul1.1, whole genome shotgun sequence genomic window:
- the LOC130049242 gene encoding uncharacterized protein LOC130049242 isoform X1 — translation MCQITERQHMSDQQDTPVSKSVRGLQGGGTAELWPAFREEDNIREEKRQEDREEYREDMKGYRQEDREDRQEYKEEDRQEDREEHIALAHPNCRRELEGSREGESPLKNSLVDSNL, via the exons ATGTGTCAGATTACAGAACGACAGCAT atGTCGGACCAACAAGACACACCTGTTTCAAAGTCAGTTAGAGGACTTCAGGGAGGTGGGACGGCCGAACTCTGGCCAGCGTTTAGAGAAGAG GATAACATTAGAGAGGAAAAGAGGCAGGAGGACAGGGAGGAGTACAGGGAGGACATGAAGGGGTACAGGCAGGAAGACAGGGAGGACAGGCAGGAGTACAAGGAGGAGGACAGGCAGGAGGACAGGGAGGAGCATATCGCATTGGCACATCCCAATTGCCGAAGGGAATTAGAAGGGTCAAG agaagGGGAATCCCCATTGAAAAACAGTTTAGTGGACTCAAACCTTTGA
- the LOC130049242 gene encoding uncharacterized protein LOC130049242 isoform X2, with protein MSDQQDTPVSKSVRGLQGGGTAELWPAFREEDNIREEKRQEDREEYREDMKGYRQEDREDRQEYKEEDRQEDREEHIALAHPNCRRELEGSREGESPLKNSLVDSNL; from the exons atGTCGGACCAACAAGACACACCTGTTTCAAAGTCAGTTAGAGGACTTCAGGGAGGTGGGACGGCCGAACTCTGGCCAGCGTTTAGAGAAGAG GATAACATTAGAGAGGAAAAGAGGCAGGAGGACAGGGAGGAGTACAGGGAGGACATGAAGGGGTACAGGCAGGAAGACAGGGAGGACAGGCAGGAGTACAAGGAGGAGGACAGGCAGGAGGACAGGGAGGAGCATATCGCATTGGCACATCCCAATTGCCGAAGGGAATTAGAAGGGTCAAG agaagGGGAATCCCCATTGAAAAACAGTTTAGTGGACTCAAACCTTTGA